Proteins from a genomic interval of Planctomycetaceae bacterium:
- a CDS encoding GntR family transcriptional regulator: protein MDVQVDVSSRVPIYRQVCDQIRLAIALGKLEPNDRLPSVRELSRQIVVNPNTVARVYTELEREGVLNTRPGLGVFVAETRSDLTRKARREKLIEQLNIFLSGAVHLGLTQDEVRRAFEEQMKKFQWKG, encoded by the coding sequence GTGGACGTGCAGGTTGATGTTTCCAGTCGAGTCCCGATCTATCGCCAGGTATGCGATCAGATTCGGCTGGCCATCGCGCTGGGGAAATTGGAGCCAAACGACAGGTTACCTTCGGTTCGGGAATTGTCGCGACAGATTGTCGTCAATCCCAATACCGTCGCGCGTGTTTACACTGAGCTTGAACGAGAAGGCGTCCTGAATACGCGGCCGGGGCTTGGCGTGTTTGTTGCCGAAACTCGCAGTGATCTCACAAGAAAAGCGCGGCGCGAAAAGCTGATAGAGCAGCTGAACATATTTCTTTCCGGCGCGGTGCATCTGGGTTTGACTCAGGATGAAGTGCGCAGGGCATTTGAGGAACAGATGAAAAAATTTCAATGGAAAGGGTAG
- a CDS encoding VIT domain-containing protein, whose translation MMIALKRLAAIDGELNPRGFGAVTSSDGNLPLHQLHYHSQLTGLSVRTTIVQTYYNPFDEAIEANYVFPIEGRQAVIGCEMRVAGRIVRARLKERGQARADYQRAIRNGHRAALVEKNRPETFSMKVGNIPPGEPVQIVIETVGLLDVEHGEWTLRLPLVVAPRYTSGLPLPFGQSGNGVHADTDQVPDASVVSPPTWLPGFASPVSLRLTVDLDMGTLASPANWKEWLQSSLHSVVLTDSTHDRSLPASTLRAAGAAETTEHGEFRNCRCRVQLQPGERINRDFILRGRIDGSQIRTSLAAERIDVPTRQKSGAPTAVSESAFAVTIVPPNLRHQAPRDIVFLLDRSGSMGGWKMHAAREGIQRLIEGLNCDDRFKLAAFDHVIDDFGVHRNGTGISGTGISGNWINATDTHRIEACRWLKAVDSQGGTELGAALMHALDAFRNADANYADDNSGRSHSIVLVTDGQVTGEDTLLRVLGTIPEHCRPRLFCLGIDEAVNAGVLQRLAEFTGGVFSLAESTSRMAQILDDFANDIGTPALTDVQIERPDGGEAWLATDQSRTLYPGRSLTVFGRTPISGVDPSNASASGIDRLSLNVTGRLPDGAMWTQSLTTVVRDSTRSVLLPLWGRENIQQLEDRLASLGRRDQELADQIVKRSLECSVLSRLTAFVAVDETERVADGTMPHSIIQPVDFPEGWAAPPSITAAQLISRSRSSESRGTHEDSMNSRPVRYRKARSADPGASFESVCVQRGIVSADQMLEAVEMAGHLGISPSQSLYRLGYAGDQDLMNVLAEISGTDIVDLEGAQIANEVISRLPESLARENRMIPTDASASLVTVAVADPTDLDLQDKIRFVLGCDVRFVAATGADIEAAVARHYGTAETESVDSMICEFTETQIDFSTGSVFDPEGGDAGPFEETEDLLAGEEICMEQAPVPFAASAAFPPQPSRATPLARRARRQPEPSNIGSAPIVRLVELLLNEAVKKKASHVMISGNPSIVQVFYVIGGKLVLRDAPPARLLSALISRFMILAGMDISIKHERQSGTIRFAGPNGEIELSTHVIYPDVLIEINSPASQSEMPDCVREWWTRHANSRRGRIVLRAQSTAVPSDSDVPSDAGTTSFELKRAISTASASPPACDEPAVSRRPHFRQHR comes from the coding sequence ATGATGATTGCCCTGAAGCGACTTGCCGCAATTGATGGTGAGTTGAACCCGCGTGGGTTTGGAGCCGTGACTTCTTCCGACGGGAACCTGCCGCTTCACCAGTTGCATTACCATTCGCAACTGACGGGGCTCTCCGTGCGCACGACCATTGTGCAGACGTACTATAACCCCTTCGATGAAGCCATCGAGGCGAATTACGTCTTTCCGATTGAAGGTCGCCAGGCCGTGATCGGCTGTGAAATGCGCGTAGCCGGGCGCATTGTCCGAGCACGCCTGAAAGAACGCGGACAGGCTCGCGCTGATTATCAACGCGCCATTAGGAATGGTCATCGAGCGGCATTGGTGGAGAAGAATCGGCCAGAGACATTTTCCATGAAGGTCGGCAACATCCCGCCTGGCGAGCCGGTTCAAATCGTCATCGAAACGGTTGGATTGCTGGACGTGGAACATGGTGAATGGACACTGCGACTTCCGCTGGTTGTGGCTCCGCGGTACACGTCCGGTCTGCCCCTCCCCTTCGGTCAGTCGGGAAACGGAGTTCATGCGGACACTGATCAGGTGCCCGATGCTTCGGTCGTCTCACCTCCGACGTGGCTGCCGGGGTTTGCGAGCCCCGTGAGTCTGCGTCTGACAGTTGATCTGGATATGGGAACTCTCGCCTCACCAGCCAATTGGAAAGAATGGCTGCAAAGCAGTCTGCACTCAGTTGTTTTGACAGATTCGACCCATGATCGATCCTTGCCTGCCTCAACGCTTCGGGCTGCTGGGGCAGCGGAGACCACAGAACACGGAGAGTTCCGGAACTGCCGGTGTCGTGTTCAGCTGCAGCCGGGCGAACGAATCAATCGAGATTTCATCCTGCGAGGACGGATTGATGGTTCGCAGATTCGCACTTCACTGGCAGCCGAACGGATTGATGTGCCAACGCGTCAGAAATCAGGTGCCCCGACAGCCGTATCTGAAAGTGCTTTTGCAGTGACCATCGTGCCTCCGAATCTCCGGCATCAGGCACCCAGGGACATCGTGTTTCTTCTGGATCGAAGCGGCAGTATGGGCGGATGGAAAATGCATGCCGCTCGGGAAGGCATCCAGCGACTGATTGAAGGGCTGAATTGCGATGACCGATTTAAGCTGGCGGCTTTTGATCATGTCATCGATGACTTTGGAGTTCATCGGAATGGCACTGGGATCTCTGGCACCGGGATTTCTGGCAACTGGATCAACGCGACGGACACACACCGCATTGAGGCGTGTCGCTGGCTGAAGGCAGTGGATTCGCAAGGCGGTACAGAACTGGGAGCCGCTCTGATGCATGCCCTGGATGCGTTCCGCAATGCCGATGCCAACTATGCCGATGATAATAGTGGTCGCAGCCATTCCATCGTTCTGGTGACAGACGGACAGGTGACCGGTGAAGATACGCTGCTTCGTGTTTTGGGAACGATTCCGGAGCACTGTCGGCCTCGTCTGTTTTGTCTGGGAATCGATGAGGCGGTCAACGCGGGTGTTCTGCAGCGACTGGCCGAGTTCACCGGAGGTGTGTTCAGTCTGGCGGAATCGACGTCGCGAATGGCTCAGATTCTCGATGACTTTGCAAACGATATCGGCACTCCAGCGCTGACCGACGTTCAGATCGAACGGCCCGACGGTGGCGAAGCCTGGCTCGCCACGGACCAGTCTCGAACGCTGTATCCTGGTCGTTCGCTGACTGTGTTTGGCCGAACGCCGATTTCAGGCGTTGATCCATCCAATGCCTCCGCTTCCGGAATAGACAGGTTATCTCTGAATGTTACGGGCAGGCTTCCGGACGGAGCCATGTGGACTCAAAGCCTAACCACGGTCGTCCGTGATTCGACGCGATCCGTTCTTCTGCCGCTTTGGGGGCGAGAGAACATCCAGCAACTGGAAGATCGACTTGCCTCCCTCGGGCGCAGAGATCAGGAGCTGGCCGATCAGATCGTGAAACGCTCGCTCGAATGCAGCGTCCTGTCCCGTCTGACGGCATTCGTCGCAGTGGATGAAACGGAACGTGTTGCCGACGGAACGATGCCTCACTCAATTATTCAGCCAGTGGACTTTCCGGAAGGCTGGGCAGCTCCGCCATCGATCACCGCAGCTCAGTTGATTTCGAGATCACGTTCATCAGAGTCCCGAGGTACGCATGAGGATTCCATGAATTCTCGTCCCGTTCGATACCGCAAGGCTCGTTCCGCGGATCCTGGGGCAAGCTTTGAAAGTGTTTGTGTTCAGCGGGGCATCGTTTCCGCCGATCAGATGCTGGAAGCCGTTGAAATGGCAGGGCATCTTGGAATTTCTCCGTCGCAGAGCCTGTATCGTCTTGGCTATGCAGGTGACCAGGATCTGATGAATGTGCTGGCCGAGATCAGTGGCACAGACATCGTCGATCTTGAAGGGGCTCAGATTGCGAACGAGGTGATTTCGCGATTGCCCGAATCTCTGGCTCGCGAAAACAGAATGATTCCGACAGATGCTTCTGCGAGTCTGGTGACCGTCGCAGTTGCAGATCCAACAGATTTAGATCTCCAGGACAAGATTCGTTTTGTTCTGGGTTGTGATGTCAGGTTCGTTGCCGCAACAGGCGCCGATATTGAAGCGGCTGTGGCCAGACACTACGGAACGGCTGAAACCGAGTCCGTAGATTCGATGATCTGTGAGTTCACAGAAACGCAGATCGATTTCAGCACTGGCTCGGTATTCGATCCTGAGGGCGGCGATGCCGGGCCGTTCGAAGAGACCGAGGACCTTCTGGCTGGTGAGGAAATCTGCATGGAGCAGGCTCCTGTTCCCTTTGCCGCTTCAGCCGCTTTTCCCCCACAGCCATCGCGAGCAACTCCGTTGGCGCGGCGTGCTCGGCGACAGCCGGAGCCTTCCAATATTGGTTCAGCTCCGATCGTGAGGCTGGTCGAACTTCTGTTGAATGAAGCCGTGAAGAAGAAGGCGTCCCACGTCATGATTTCAGGGAACCCGTCGATCGTCCAGGTGTTCTATGTGATCGGCGGGAAACTGGTTCTGCGGGACGCACCGCCAGCACGACTTCTGAGCGCTCTGATCTCGCGATTCATGATTCTCGCCGGAATGGACATTTCGATTAAACACGAACGACAAAGCGGCACAATCCGGTTTGCAGGTCCGAATGGTGAAATTGAACTTTCGACTCACGTGATCTACCCCGACGTTCTGATTGAAATCAATTCGCCCGCCAGTCAGTCAGAAATGCCGGACTGCGTGCGCGAATGGTGGACGCGTCACGCAAACAGCCGACGTGGACGAATTGTCCTTCGAGCTCAGTCAACTGCTGTTCCGAGCGATTCAGACGTGCCCAGCGACGCGGGGACAACCAGCTTCGAACTCAAACGCGCAATCAGCACCGCGTCTGCATCGCCCCCGGCGTGCGATGAACCGGCAGTTTCTCGGAGACCCCACTTTCGACAACACCGGTAG
- a CDS encoding alpha/beta hydrolase has product MTRLVLWGTLMGTVIAVIAFGVYWWWFQAESVRSEDIVYGQRDSKDLVLNVFQPPEPNGAGVILMVSGGWKSGPDSVRPFMFAPFVRRGYTVFAVQHLSQPECLIGDIVADVQRSVRFIRHHAADYHVNPDRLGVIGGSSGGHLSLMIGTCGDAGNSEAADPVERESSQVQCVACFYPPTDLLNLKGSTEDTGDGGPPRSFKRGFGPLAQEMSSWKKLGRELSPIYHITPMMPPTMIVHGDADTLVPIDQSERFVKEASQHNCNVRFEIRPGKGHGWPTMVLDIIAFADWFDAHLMSEK; this is encoded by the coding sequence ATGACTCGACTGGTGCTTTGGGGAACCCTGATGGGTACCGTTATCGCAGTGATCGCCTTCGGTGTTTATTGGTGGTGGTTTCAGGCGGAGAGCGTTCGGTCTGAAGACATTGTCTACGGTCAGCGTGACTCCAAAGATCTCGTCCTGAATGTCTTTCAGCCACCGGAGCCCAATGGTGCGGGTGTCATACTCATGGTGAGCGGCGGCTGGAAATCAGGCCCAGATTCTGTTCGCCCCTTCATGTTCGCCCCGTTTGTTCGGCGAGGGTATACGGTGTTTGCCGTACAACATCTCTCACAGCCCGAATGTCTGATTGGAGATATTGTGGCGGATGTCCAGCGATCCGTTCGATTTATCCGTCATCATGCTGCCGACTACCACGTTAACCCAGACCGACTGGGCGTTATTGGTGGTAGTTCCGGCGGACATCTTTCACTCATGATTGGAACATGTGGAGATGCCGGAAATTCAGAGGCCGCCGATCCTGTCGAACGAGAGTCCAGCCAGGTGCAGTGCGTTGCATGCTTTTATCCGCCGACAGACCTGCTGAATCTGAAGGGCTCAACAGAAGACACGGGCGACGGAGGACCACCACGGAGTTTTAAGCGGGGGTTCGGGCCGCTGGCACAGGAGATGAGTTCCTGGAAGAAGCTGGGACGGGAACTGTCACCGATCTATCACATTACGCCGATGATGCCACCAACGATGATCGTCCACGGCGACGCCGACACGCTCGTTCCGATTGATCAGTCCGAGCGATTTGTCAAAGAAGCTAGTCAACACAATTGCAACGTTCGCTTCGAAATTCGCCCCGGCAAAGGCCATGGATGGCCAACGATGGTACTGGACATCATCGCCTTTGCCGACTGGTTCGATGCTCACCTGATGTCAGAAAAGTAA
- a CDS encoding ABC transporter ATP-binding protein, producing MSPSDYAVFTDHLTRSYDGQRVVDNLNLAIPRGTVYGLLGRNGAGKSTTIRMLTGMVQPDSGNAWLLGENVAGMKPQHREKVGYIAENHPLYGWMTVRECVAFARSFQTRWNRSLVEMILDHFEVPQRRKLSQLSNGQRAQVSLAIALAPEPELLILDDPTLGLDTVVRRDFLESMIEVIHESGRTIVLSSHILMDIDRIADRVGIMVKGRLVVDCPTDHFRSNVQRVMASFSGDTPDCSGLPGVINARVTRGQLELIVVGFSGELEQALFSLSINNVDVQELNLEDAFIEFTRGSRRSLPPFSLEPVYA from the coding sequence ATGTCGCCTTCCGACTATGCAGTTTTCACCGACCATTTGACGCGATCTTACGACGGTCAACGAGTGGTCGACAATCTGAATCTGGCAATTCCGCGAGGCACTGTTTACGGGTTGCTCGGCCGCAATGGTGCCGGTAAATCGACGACGATCAGGATGCTCACAGGGATGGTGCAGCCGGACTCTGGTAATGCGTGGCTGCTTGGTGAAAACGTGGCTGGCATGAAGCCGCAGCACCGGGAAAAGGTGGGTTATATTGCAGAAAACCACCCGCTCTATGGCTGGATGACAGTTCGTGAGTGTGTGGCGTTTGCTCGCAGCTTTCAGACTCGGTGGAATCGCTCACTGGTCGAGATGATTCTGGATCACTTCGAAGTGCCACAGCGAAGAAAACTGAGTCAACTGTCGAATGGTCAGCGGGCACAGGTGTCACTGGCCATTGCTTTGGCTCCGGAGCCTGAATTGCTGATTCTTGATGACCCGACACTCGGGCTTGACACTGTTGTGCGTCGTGATTTTCTGGAATCAATGATTGAGGTGATCCATGAAAGCGGCCGTACGATTGTGCTGAGTTCTCACATTCTCATGGACATTGATCGTATTGCCGATCGAGTTGGAATCATGGTCAAAGGACGGCTGGTCGTCGATTGCCCGACGGATCATTTCCGCAGCAATGTCCAGCGCGTCATGGCCTCGTTCAGCGGTGATACGCCAGACTGCTCAGGTTTACCGGGTGTCATCAATGCGCGTGTGACTCGTGGGCAACTTGAATTGATCGTTGTCGGTTTCAGTGGAGAGCTGGAACAGGCTTTGTTTTCATTGAGCATAAACAATGTCGATGTTCAGGAACTGAACCTGGAAGATGCGTTCATTGAGTTCACTCGTGGTTCACGACGTAGTCTGCCTCCATTTTCGCTGGAGCCTGTCTATGCATAA
- a CDS encoding TIGR00730 family Rossman fold protein, with protein MKRRPHIRHSDVSEASVIEHLNEPRQHSELIEEIKTTADKLQADGATRGDLKILSRALRELRYAFKVFTPYRKNRKVSVFGSARTRPDDRNWKQAEDFGRRMASEGWMVVTGAGGGIMEAAHHGCGREMAMGLNIMLPFEQEANPVIAGDPKLVNLKYFFTRKLMFVKEVHAVVGCPGGFGTQDEAFETLTLVQTGKRDLMPIVLLDEPGGTYWSGWLNYVRAELLDKGMISPSDLSLFKVTDDVEEAVDEVIGFYNVYNSMRFVRDQLVLRLHFEPTDEFVVRLNDEFADVCQSGQIEKTNAHPHEFDDEHLVDLPRLALNFDRKAVGRLREMIDVINRELECSSVPADSE; from the coding sequence ATGAAGAGGCGACCTCACATCAGGCATTCTGATGTTTCCGAAGCAAGCGTGATTGAGCATCTGAACGAACCCCGTCAGCACTCAGAACTCATCGAAGAAATCAAAACGACGGCAGACAAGTTGCAGGCCGATGGAGCAACCCGGGGCGACCTGAAAATTCTCAGCCGCGCACTTCGTGAACTGCGATATGCGTTTAAGGTCTTTACCCCCTATCGCAAAAATCGCAAAGTCTCGGTTTTTGGTTCTGCCAGGACGCGACCGGACGACAGAAACTGGAAGCAGGCGGAGGATTTCGGGAGACGTATGGCGAGCGAAGGATGGATGGTGGTCACGGGGGCCGGCGGTGGCATCATGGAAGCCGCTCACCATGGCTGTGGTCGTGAAATGGCCATGGGTCTGAACATCATGCTTCCGTTCGAACAGGAGGCAAACCCGGTTATCGCGGGTGATCCCAAGCTGGTGAATCTGAAGTACTTCTTCACTCGAAAACTCATGTTTGTGAAAGAGGTACACGCCGTTGTGGGATGTCCGGGAGGTTTCGGGACGCAGGATGAAGCGTTCGAAACTCTGACGCTGGTGCAAACGGGCAAACGCGATCTGATGCCGATTGTCCTGCTGGATGAACCGGGGGGAACGTATTGGTCCGGCTGGCTGAACTATGTTCGCGCAGAACTTCTGGACAAAGGTATGATTTCACCGAGCGATCTTTCGCTTTTCAAAGTGACGGACGATGTTGAAGAAGCTGTTGATGAGGTGATTGGTTTCTACAATGTCTACAACAGCATGCGATTTGTCCGTGATCAGTTGGTGCTTCGACTGCACTTTGAGCCGACCGATGAGTTTGTCGTTCGTCTGAATGATGAATTTGCGGATGTTTGCCAATCCGGTCAAATTGAAAAGACAAACGCTCATCCGCATGAATTTGATGATGAGCATCTCGTTGATCTGCCTCGACTGGCGTTAAACTTCGATCGCAAAGCGGTCGGTCGACTGCGGGAAATGATTGATGTGATCAACCGTGAACTGGAATGCAGTTCCGTCCCTGCCGATTCCGAATAG
- a CDS encoding DUF1579 domain-containing protein, which yields MKNMILTASILTLFCMHTAAIGQEASAFPTPAQQHNWLQKFTGEWATESKATMIPGQPAMECHWKMSSRSLGGFWILNEMTGEMSGAPMTCIQTIGYDENKKKYVGTWIDSMTAFMWKYEGTVDPSNTTLTLNAEGPNFMEAGKLTQFQDVYEFTSADEILMSSRMLGPDGKWITFMSGSAKRIK from the coding sequence ATGAAAAACATGATCCTGACAGCATCTATTCTGACTCTGTTCTGCATGCACACGGCAGCCATCGGTCAGGAAGCTTCAGCATTTCCGACGCCAGCTCAGCAACACAACTGGCTCCAGAAGTTCACAGGGGAATGGGCCACCGAATCCAAAGCCACCATGATTCCGGGCCAGCCGGCGATGGAGTGTCACTGGAAGATGTCGTCACGATCGCTCGGCGGATTCTGGATTCTCAATGAGATGACGGGCGAGATGTCAGGTGCCCCGATGACCTGCATTCAGACGATCGGCTACGACGAAAACAAAAAGAAATATGTCGGCACGTGGATCGATTCGATGACCGCTTTCATGTGGAAATACGAGGGAACTGTTGATCCATCGAACACAACCCTGACCCTGAATGCCGAAGGTCCAAATTTTATGGAAGCCGGCAAGTTGACCCAGTTTCAGGACGTGTATGAATTCACGTCAGCCGACGAAATTCTGATGTCGTCACGGATGCTGGGACCAGACGGCAAATGGATCACATTCATGTCGGGTTCGGCCAAACGAATCAAATAG
- a CDS encoding DUF1080 domain-containing protein gives MRPLSLLTANPVFPRISTAASLAVIASILFVGCANEESTGGSENAEFTIDAESAAPASMDEASDSFKFIEPPLTSDEIREGWISLFDGSTLFGWDVPNESNWHVEDSAIVADSGDKSLLMTPFRFSDFELRCDFHLAAGGNSGIFLRCADSVTDPSRDTYELNICDTHASHKTGSLVGRLAVADVPAVEGAWHTFRVHCEGARIQVWLDEKAIVDFVDESDAVRLGGTIGLQMNEGRIAFRNVFLKPVQSRDLFDGQSTSGWNVVPGSKSKFEIVDGSIHVTDGPGFLETTDAFDNFLLHVEARTNGDGLNSGVFFRAMKGTEEAPSHGYEMQIQNACIDGDRTKPADSGSGAIFRRVAARYVVADDHEWFTETLIAQGDRIATWVNGYQVVDWQDTRDDDDNPRKGRRLAAGHISLQGHDPTTDLNFRVIRISELP, from the coding sequence ATGCGTCCGTTGTCTCTTCTCACTGCCAATCCGGTGTTTCCTCGCATTTCTACGGCCGCATCACTCGCCGTTATCGCTTCGATTTTGTTTGTCGGCTGCGCAAATGAGGAGTCTACTGGCGGTTCCGAGAATGCAGAGTTCACAATTGACGCAGAGTCAGCTGCGCCTGCATCGATGGATGAAGCGTCAGACAGTTTCAAATTTATCGAACCGCCACTGACGAGTGACGAGATCCGGGAGGGATGGATCAGCCTGTTCGATGGCAGCACGCTGTTTGGCTGGGACGTTCCGAACGAATCCAACTGGCATGTGGAAGATTCCGCGATCGTGGCGGACAGTGGCGACAAGAGCCTGCTGATGACTCCGTTTCGGTTTTCTGACTTTGAGCTGCGTTGTGACTTTCATCTGGCGGCGGGCGGGAACAGCGGTATATTCCTTCGCTGTGCCGATTCGGTGACGGACCCCTCTCGCGACACCTACGAATTGAACATTTGCGACACCCATGCCTCGCACAAGACAGGAAGTCTGGTTGGCAGACTCGCGGTGGCAGACGTTCCTGCTGTCGAAGGTGCCTGGCATACGTTTCGGGTTCATTGCGAAGGTGCTCGGATCCAAGTGTGGCTGGATGAGAAAGCCATCGTTGATTTTGTTGATGAATCCGATGCTGTTCGGCTGGGTGGAACCATTGGGCTGCAAATGAATGAAGGGCGAATCGCATTTCGAAATGTCTTTCTGAAGCCCGTCCAATCTCGTGACCTGTTCGATGGTCAGTCGACATCGGGCTGGAACGTTGTTCCAGGATCAAAAAGCAAGTTCGAAATTGTCGATGGATCGATTCATGTGACGGATGGGCCGGGTTTCCTGGAAACCACCGATGCGTTTGACAACTTTCTGCTGCACGTCGAAGCACGGACCAATGGTGATGGATTAAACAGTGGTGTTTTCTTTCGCGCGATGAAGGGGACAGAGGAAGCACCATCGCATGGATACGAAATGCAGATTCAGAATGCCTGTATCGATGGTGACCGCACAAAACCCGCAGACTCCGGGTCCGGGGCGATTTTCCGTCGGGTGGCCGCACGTTATGTTGTGGCTGACGATCATGAGTGGTTCACAGAAACCCTGATCGCTCAGGGAGATCGAATCGCAACCTGGGTCAATGGTTATCAGGTTGTTGACTGGCAGGACACTCGCGATGACGACGATAACCCGCGAAAAGGTCGGAGGCTGGCTGCCGGCCATATCAGCCTGCAGGGGCACGACCCCACAACGGATTTGAATTTCCGAGTTATTCGAATCAGCGAACTTCCTTAG
- a CDS encoding STAS domain-containing protein: MSEVLDSFQIEWHGNTVVVKPASSVESLNWDLVEQAADLVMEPLATQEAPMVIVDLSSVGYFGSVFLALLLRCHKFVKKKGGELVLCGASQMALELLRITALDTIWAIYDTREEAMQALLS, translated from the coding sequence GTGTCGGAAGTGTTAGACAGTTTTCAGATTGAATGGCATGGCAATACCGTTGTGGTGAAACCAGCTTCCAGTGTGGAATCGCTGAACTGGGACCTGGTTGAGCAGGCTGCTGATCTCGTCATGGAGCCACTTGCGACGCAGGAAGCCCCCATGGTGATTGTCGACCTGAGCAGTGTGGGATACTTTGGTTCGGTGTTTCTTGCGTTGCTGCTTCGATGCCACAAATTCGTGAAGAAAAAAGGCGGCGAGTTGGTGCTGTGTGGTGCCAGCCAGATGGCTCTGGAGCTTCTTCGCATTACCGCTCTCGACACCATCTGGGCCATCTACGACACACGCGAAGAAGCCATGCAGGCCTTGTTGTCTTAG
- a CDS encoding MerR family transcriptional regulator → MERRFQISELRTLIARALQFIDYTPAESARVRAVPDTRTIRYYTTLGLISPPSELRGRTAFYEEMHVLQVVAIKRLQAQNLTLSDIQNQLAGLPASKLNTIAGLPADFWEAADRYLAEVTERAANADDFWLVPAAMPESSGGHSGRSPDFELQSASQSKDRKAARVTDSNSVVQVGSLIRVPLANGVVISVELPLTAGSLSFDGEALQLAIQPLVKELQRQKLMET, encoded by the coding sequence ATGGAACGAAGATTTCAGATCTCCGAGCTTCGAACACTGATCGCCAGGGCGTTGCAGTTCATTGACTACACACCTGCCGAATCGGCCCGAGTTCGCGCGGTTCCGGATACTCGAACGATCCGCTACTACACCACACTCGGGCTGATCAGTCCGCCGTCAGAGCTGCGGGGGCGGACAGCATTCTACGAGGAAATGCACGTCCTGCAGGTTGTGGCCATCAAGCGACTTCAGGCTCAGAATCTGACACTGTCAGATATCCAGAATCAACTCGCCGGGCTGCCTGCTTCGAAGCTGAATACCATTGCCGGGCTGCCTGCAGATTTCTGGGAAGCAGCCGATCGGTATCTGGCGGAAGTGACTGAGCGAGCGGCGAACGCTGACGATTTCTGGCTTGTCCCTGCAGCGATGCCCGAGTCCTCAGGCGGGCATTCTGGTCGCTCGCCTGATTTCGAACTTCAGTCTGCCAGCCAGTCGAAAGATCGCAAAGCGGCACGAGTCACCGACTCAAATTCGGTGGTCCAGGTGGGATCTTTGATTCGTGTTCCACTGGCGAACGGAGTTGTTATTTCTGTTGAACTGCCTTTAACGGCAGGATCGCTGTCGTTCGACGGTGAGGCGTTACAGCTGGCAATTCAACCTTTGGTGAAGGAACTTCAGCGACAGAAGCTGATGGAGACCTGA